A region of the Desulfobulbaceae bacterium genome:
CTACCGCTCGACAGGGGCGGTATCCAGGTCGCCATGAAGAGTGTCGTCGAGCAGCTCGGCATTAAAAAAAAATTTCATGCCATTCATTACGCCATAGCTATGCCACTCATATGCTTGAGGCGGGAGTCGATCTCGTTGAACTGCAAAAAATTCTGGGCCATGTCAGTATCCTGACCACCTCCAGATATACCCACCTGACCGCCAAGACCGGCAACAACGCTCGCCAGGCA
Encoded here:
- a CDS encoding tyrosine-type recombinase/integrase, which produces MLEAGVDLVELQKILGHVSILTTSRYTHLTAKTGNNARQAINSLINTFDMQGGEAK